CTAGACGAGGAAGAAGAGTAATGCAGATAAAATCTTGCAGATGATTCACTATAACTAGTATAGGAGAGAGTAGAAATTGCTGGATGATAATTCTGAATGTGTTGAAGATGTGGGTGTGTTTTTCGTTTTGCATTCAGTGGGACTAGGATTCAACCACTGGGCTCAAAATTCCTAAGAAATTAAATACCAGCTCcatgaccaaaaaaaattgACACGAACAGGGATGTCTGTTTTTCTGGCATCTGCTAACCCCTTTGTGTTTGGCAGCAGTGCAGCGGTGAGGTCCAGATCTGGTTCTCGACTCTTTTGCCTCCAGTTGAAAGTTGATATCTTTTTTTGTGAGGAAAACTTGGAAGTGCTACATTCTCATCACCAAAGGGGTAACGTGAGGGCAtttcctgctcccctcctgcttTCAAGTGACATGGTTTCAGTTCAAGTGCAGAGGCACGTGTGGTGAcctgtttgttattttaaggCCGATATTTGGATACGAGTTAGAAGTATAGCGATCTCTGATTGCCTCTTGTACTAAGTGTAACTCTGGGAATGTCATCAGCTACTGTTCAAAGGCAGCATAAAGGCTTGGGGAAAGCCCTGGGGAATATTTTGCTGTGGTCCCAGCTTGCAGAGGGCTGTGGAAGGGGGGGATTGAGGGGAGTGAGGAAGCTCATGGCTGACTGGCAACTCCTCTCACCGGGGCTCTTGGCTGCTTGGCAGCGACCGAGACGTTTTTCCACAGATTCCTATTTACAGTGACGTAGGTCACCCGGAGGCTGCTGGTGTCGGCATCATTTCAAGATGAGGTGTGACATACCTGTGGGTGGATCGCTTTTCTGAAACGCTGGCATAAAGCTGGATACAGAACCCAGGGAAGCACCGATTCTGCAAAACCCAGGCTTCAAAGGGATGGACTGTGTCACCATGTTGCGGGGTGGGCTGTCCCAAGCTGTAATCCTGTTCACCTCCTCTCAAGGCTGGGGCTGGGTCAGCTGCAGTCAGGAGAAGCCCAGAAGGTTGCAGGAGCTCCTTGCACTGTGGGTTGGAAGGCGGTTCCTTCATTGCCCCTCGCACCGGGTGCCTGTGGCATATGGACCTGTGCCCGGCTTCCTTTCCAAAGGCGTGCCGTGCTGCCTCCCCGAACCGAAGGCAGGGCAGCAAGCCTGCTGAGCTGCACGTCTGTGAAACTGCTTAAACGTGTACGAACATTTTGCTGGGTAACTGCCAGCAACCTTGGTAATTTTGACCAGAGGAAGATGACAGGGATGTGGTGGTAGGAGTGGGTGGGTGTTACTGAGACCTTTGCTTGCAAAGCGCTTGACAAACACCCACAATGGATTGGGGCAGAGCAGATACCGTAAGTACTGCCAGGCAGAGGGAGATTAATCGCTCCCTTGGGATGAACCCGGGAGGTTTCCAGCAGGCTCTGTTTGACAGGCCCTCGTTAGAGCTTTTGTATGTTGATGTGGATCTGTGTGAGATCTTGGTTTGTTGTGGggatggaaatgaaaacttttttctcactgctgatgtgttgtctctcttttttttcttgtagatgTGTGATGTCAAACAGTAGGCAGACCTTGCGGCCTCCCCCGCCAGCCTGCAGCATCATGTGCCAGTATGAATgttaattaagaaagaaaagcatactTCAGAAATCAGcatcccagaaagaaaaaaggaggaactAAACGGAGAGAACAAATTACTGTACTGCTTGCAAAACTTGGGGCCGTTCACTTTTTCTCCTGAGAAATTTCATCTTGACCGTTGTGAGAGAGCTGAAAGAGCAAGCAGAGCAGCCACAGTGATTTTCTTAgggtccttttttttctttcttaatttaatttttttcccctcgtgCTTGGATTTTAAGACTGTCAGCTGCACTGATCACAAGCACTGGACATCAATATGTGTCATGTCATTGTAACATGTCGGTCAATGCTATGGACTCTCCTAAGTATTGTCGTGGCTTTCACAGAGCTCGTTGCTTTCATGAGTGCAGACTGGCTGATTGGTAAAGCAAAGCCTTTGAGCTCCGAGGATATGGACAACAGAATGGGGGGGTCGCAGGAGCCTTACCATCCGACGCTGGGCATCTACGGGCGCTGCACTAGAATCTCCCACATGCAGCTTTCCAGACGAGACACACTTTGTGGTCCTTATGCAGAAAACTTCAATGAGATTGCCAGTGGATTCTGGCAGGCAACCGCTATTTTCCTAGCCTTGGGAATCATGATTCTCTGCACCATGGCATTTGTGTCTGTCTTTACTATGTGTGTGCAGAGtattatgaagaaaagcatttttaatgtctgtGGGCTGCTACAAGGGATTGCAGGTACGTGTACTTTGAGAGCAACTAAAGATTTCAATTTTTGTGCCATTCAGCTTTAGAAACATAGCGATTCTGTCCTGTCTACAAACAGACTGCATTAGGCAGACCCAAAGCAGTTATATATGCTGGTGTTTATTcaaacacaaatgaaatttATAGCTGCACAGCATGTAATACATTGACACTGGCAGCAGGATTGCAGCCTGGTGTGTGCCAAAATGAACTGACCAgtgttgcttttgtttgctgttcagttttttcccctctgaatttctttcagtaacaaaaaCTTCTCTCCTTTGTTACCAGCAGAGAGCAAAGTTAATACTCTTAAGGCAGTCTATCTCCCTTTCGCTGCTTTAGTAATTTTTCCATGGACTGAAGGCAGTTCTCTCAGTGTCTCAGACGCTCCATGATTATGGTGAGAGCAAATACCACCCCAGGGATAAGAATAGCCTGCAGAGTCGCACACCCACGGTTTCATGCTAAGCAGCCTCCTTCAAGACTGTGAGCTTGACAAGTGATACCTTACAATAAACCCTTCCTTTAGCCAGCTTATTGTTCAGCTGCAATTACACAGCCTGGTGAGCTTATCTCTTCACTGTCCAAGTCTCAGCTGTGCTTTGCCTGAAAAGATGAATTGGTTCTAGAGATTTAGTGTTTCTGCTTAAACCCATGGATTTTACAGAGATTAAGTGACTTATGTAAACCAACACTGGACAGCCCTAGTTAGAGCAGTATTTGGCTTTCTTTACTCACCAGCGAGCCATGGGGAGAACCTGTCCTGTACGCgggtttttgtcttttgtgcTGTGTGAGTGTGGTTgtctggaggaggagggtggtCTTCTCCAGAAGTTCAAAGGGTAGGTGTTCAAACCTTTATGAAGCTGCTTGGTTTCACTTGCTTAGTTGAGGCCTAAATTAATCTTATTCTAAACACACGTGGGGAAGTAGGAAAAAATTGAACTTGGTGCCCACTGCAGCCCTCTGGAGCCAGTAGTACGGGCCAGGGACCGGCCAATGCTAGCTCCTAAAGCACTAGCGCAGTGACTCTCACCATCCTCCATTTCATGCAATTTCAGTATAAAAGCATACTGCTTATTTCGCATCACCAACAATGTAAGGTTCGTGCTTCTGGGGCAGAATTAGATCCCTAAGTTGGCTCAAAATGCTTCTGTTCAGATGATGGCATACAATTAGCATATTAATTATCTGCTTTATCTGATTTATCCTTTAGATAAAAATTATATCATCTGATTTATCCTTTAGATAAAAATTACAGGTTTTGCTGTAGCCACTCCTGGTTTACAGGATTTGCCAGCACCAGTGCGACAAgtaagcagctctgcagtgcagatTAGAGCCAGAAGAAGGTTTTATCTCCTTGCTTTCTTACCCCATACTTCAGAAATAATCCATGAAACCTGATTTTCAAGAGATGATATTACTTCTTTTCTGTTGGAACTGTATTTGTATGGGAGAGATTGGTTAGCAGCATAAGTAGATGTTTGGCATGTCAGACTTGGGTCTATTGAAAAAACCTTACTTACAACTCTGATGATACCATCTCAAAATATCTAGTTGAACATCAAGATTAGCAGGAAGTAGATTCTTGTATCTTAGAAAACTGTTCTGGAGACCACGTATTTGTGAGAAAATATGTGCAAAGgcagttttatgttttattatcatagaatcatagaacgatttgggttggaagggatctttaaaggtcatctagtccaacccctaTCAAACCAGATGTACCTGTAAAGGGACTCGTGGCCTCAAGAATCGAACAATATGGTAGACAAAGCATTTCTTACATGTTAGGGGATAGATCAGTCCTTTTTTGAGCTGTACTGAGGATAGAAGCACTTCCCTTCTTATAATTCAGATAAATAATGACACAGCATGAAACTGGGTAATTGAAAGGTCACATTACTGAAACTGTTGCTATGAGAAGTACGCCTGCCAGTATTTGCAGCCAGGTGTCTTGTGGCTAGCAACTCGTTTTCTCTAGATTAATTTTATTGAGTCCACTGCTACTTTTGTGCCAGTAGCATTACAGCATCTGCTTACTTAgttgaaagtattttccttaTGACTTATCACAGCTGTTAATTTCAACTTTCTCAGTTCTTGAGTTTTGGAAAATGCTTAAGCAATTTGTTCAAGAAGGACAGTTGTCGGCATGGTTAATCCATACAAAGATTATGATAGCTAGACTAATGCCCTGACCGGAGAACAAGATACAACCCAGCCTTAATCATCTTAAGTTTAAGATCATTCTTTCAAATGTGAACAATTATGGTTTTTTAATAAGCATAGGAGAAGAATTCACAAAATCATTTTGTTTATCAGCCTATATCAGTCCAATATTTGCAAGTATGTCAAACATCTCATTTTCAAAGATGAGATGCACCCACAGTAGTCATCTACAGGAACTCAGGATCTTGCAGACttaatctcatttaaaatatctatatCTGTGCTGTGGAgatttaatataattaaaaacatacagcaaGTTAATTTATTCCTGGAAttcataatgaaaaaacaataaCAGATACCGGATATATCTTTTCAGTCTAGCAACATTGGTTGTGACCTGGATGATGCCTATAGTGAAATTACAGAACACAAAGCCACATCTCTTCTGTTACAGCCCTTGGAGAAACATGCAAACTCTCATTTATGTCAACGGGAAGGAGCCATACACATATCTGGTCCACagagggggatttttttttgtggcagaaaattagaaatacaaagctataaaggaagaaaatatggcTCTTGTTTAAACTCCTGTAACTCCTTCGTTATAGAGCAAGACTTTCTACCACTTATTTTCAGACTGCAGGGTCTTTCATTCTGGAGCAGTAGAAATAATAATCAGTGGCCCtggttttggaaatgtttgAGGATTGTTTCATCtggaaaagcatcttttctcTGCAATAGAGAGTGCAAAGAATGGAGCCATGTAATTAAATAGATAATTACTACCCAGCAGCAAGAAGGCCAGGCAGACTTTCATTTGAATGTCTTTTTGGGGAAAGTATTCTATTTTTACAGTCTGTGAATCACTTGAAATGCAGAGGCTAGAAGAGGCAGTATGTTATTATATGGTAGCTGATAAGAACCAATTCAAAGTAAATTTTTGCAGTAATCATCTAGTTATAGGAAGTAAATAATTGATGATCCCCAAT
Above is a window of Gymnogyps californianus isolate 813 unplaced genomic scaffold, ASM1813914v2 HiC_scaffold_129, whole genome shotgun sequence DNA encoding:
- the LOC127028004 gene encoding LHFPL tetraspan subfamily member 2 protein-like: MCHVIVTCRSMLWTLLSIVVAFTELVAFMSADWLIGKAKPLSSEDMDNRMGGSQEPYHPTLGIYGRCTRISHMQLSRRDTLCGPYAENFNEIASGFWQATAIFLALGIMILCTMAFVSVFTMCVQSIMKKSIFNVCGLLQGIAGLFLILGLILYPAGWGCQKAISYCGPYASAYKLGDCSLGWAFYTAIGGTILTFICAVFSVQAEIATSSDKVQEEIEEGRNLICLL